The nucleotide sequence TCGAGGTGCTTAAGAATGATCCCTTTCAAGAGGCTCCTGCCTACGAAACGCTTGTGGGGAACCTCTCGGGCCTCTATTCGCGGCGCATCAACCTGCAGCATCGGCTCGTTTATCAGGTATATGCAGAGCCCTTTGCCGAGGGTGGCGAGGAATTCGATGGCACGGTCAAAGTCGTGCGCATGTGGACCCATTACGAGGGACTCTAGCCTTCCGGCGCATTGCCGCTTTCCCGCGCCGTCCCGCTAGTCCTCCACCGGGAACTCCTCCACGAAGTCCATGAGCTTCTGCTGGGAGTGGATGTCGAGCTTGCGGTAGATGCTGTAGATGTGGCTCTTCACCGTGTGGGGCGATATGGTGAGCTTGCCCTGGATGTAGGCGGCGTTGCGCCCCTTCGCCAGGAACTTCAAGATATCGGTCTCGCGCGGGGAGAGCTGGTAGAGCTCGGCCACGGCGGCGCAGCGGCGCTCGAAGAGCTCCTTCTCGCTAAGGTTGGACGGCACGGGAGCGGCGGGTTCGCGGGCGCCGATCGTCCCGCCGTCTGGCGCATGGTGCTCTTTCGAGGGGAAGAACAGCATGACCACCGCAACGAGCACGAACGCCATGCATAGGCGCACGATCATGAACGCGTCGGAATGGGCACCGTAGGCCATGGTCATGCCCGTGGCCACGCCCCAGCCCACGAGGAAGCCCAGCGCGCTGAACACGAGGCGCGCTGGCGCCTGGCGGAACACCGGCGTGTCCCAGCGTTCGACGCTCTTCTTCACGATGAACGCGTAGTTCACCGATACGAACGCCGCCCACGACGCCACGACCAGGCACGAGCATGCCAGCTGGATGGCCTCGGTGGCGAAGGGCATGGAGAGGCATGCCAGCACGGTGATGCACAGCAACACGCGCTGGATGACGGTGATGCCCACGGCTTTGCCCGAAAGCGCGAGCACGGCGATCAAGCCGGCACCGGGTATCACGAACAGAAGGCCCACGAGCACGTC is from Gordonibacter urolithinfaciens and encodes:
- a CDS encoding Txe/YoeB family addiction module toxin; this translates as MYAVKFTKQAAKDAKKLKAAGLDKKAKALVEVLKNDPFQEAPAYETLVGNLSGLYSRRINLQHRLVYQVYAEPFAEGGEEFDGTVKVVRMWTHYEGL
- a CDS encoding helix-turn-helix transcriptional regulator, with translation MDDGKTVDMRRIGAMELLGIGGFSCFFGWMLVSYYWLFAEFIQDTPVAERDAIQLFVFAGLALGYLSLHLLAKNSRFDPFRLSALATDAALALLLPIAALFLGLGVDVPSPVLCVVNLCAGLGGASLTVSWLDASSRIRVKSFPRFTSLSLVGGGALFVLAAIVPEAVQPVFCIVYALLSVGLLRFAGERAEGNADAPPAGSCKNTWEFTWEIEPSLVAFGIVFGLTFVYLFNSGQQDVLVGLLFVIPGAGLIAVLALSGKAVGITVIQRVLLCITVLACLSMPFATEAIQLACSCLVVASWAAFVSVNYAFIVKKSVERWDTPVFRQAPARLVFSALGFLVGWGVATGMTMAYGAHSDAFMIVRLCMAFVLVAVVMLFFPSKEHHAPDGGTIGAREPAAPVPSNLSEKELFERRCAAVAELYQLSPRETDILKFLAKGRNAAYIQGKLTISPHTVKSHIYSIYRKLDIHSQQKLMDFVEEFPVED